The Nymphaea colorata isolate Beijing-Zhang1983 chromosome 11, ASM883128v2, whole genome shotgun sequence genome includes the window ATTTTTGATTTGGcttattttttactattaaaaaatgaattttgtgGGTTAGTTTAAAACATAGCTGATTGGTTTGGTGGCACGAAAATGGTGCCTTTTGCATTCTGTCTAAAGTCAGCAAGGGACCAGACCAAGACTCAACAAACCCTTGTCGGCGGCCTAAGCCCAACATAGGCCTGTTCGTCAATTTTATACCCGTTAGTACCTGATTTGATGTCAACCCATTTTTGAAACGCgtaacattttatattttaatataacgTGTCAATAGTTTTTAAGAGAGCTATCGAAGAAATATGAATAATTTCTAAGAGAAGCATCCGCATTGCGCCAAGAGTTTCTAACTGAGCCATATCGGCATGGAAAAGATTGggatataaataaaacaaaacaaaaatatatgaaaatgtgagtcgtatatatataagtgtcaaGTAGCTCCAAGACTGACCCATCATAAGCCGAATACCCAACTACTCGTTATGCACCTTTACTAGCAAATAAATTCTCTGTTTGTTAAGTAGATAGCCCTTGTTTCGTAGGCCGAATGCCAACTACTCGTTCCGCACCTTAAATTTGTGCCGCACACTTTGTGTTCCCCTGAATGCTAACCTGACGCTGACAAGATATAACGCTTGTAGTTCCCCAACCGGTTGAACTTGTTTTTTCCTAATGTCAAATTGCCAACTGAGTTAAGAGGGTTCTTTTGGGTGGAGCCACTCGGCTTTGATGGCGGAATCTTTTTCAACCCATTAGAGATGGGAACGTGGGGatattatttttgttggctGCCCTTCTTTGATTTACCAAGAAAGCATGTGGTGTCGTCTATAGGAATAGAATTGATTTCAAGTTTTGATCCAACCAGATTATAAACAAGCCATCGGAGAGTTCTCACTTGCATCAAGTTTTTCTGGAGACGTGTCCCGAAAAGGGCAAAGTCATTCTCTGGCCCAAGAAACTTGAACGTGTGAGCCGGCGTACCTGAACGGAAATATCAGAACAAAAACCCCCGAAGCCCATGCTGTGAACCGTCCGTCCAACCACAGGTCACAGCACAGTTGAAGCCATAACCCCGCTGGCCAAACTTTAACAGACTCCTCCTATTCATTTTAGGTGCAACCGTTACTTCGTGTCTAGCCACATCAACCAAGCCTCACAGACGGCCGCTAATTCTTAGTGAAGAGTTGTTGGCAGCAGACTTCGGAAACCGAACcagaaaaatctaaaagaaatgCATGGCACATCGAACACCTCACACGTGCCACCACGAAGCGATACATGTGAACTTACATCCCAGCTTTTGCAAAACAAACACATAGGCCGTACCAAGCAACATCCACATTACAAGGATTGAAGAACATCGAGAAGTTGGGAGCAAAAGCAGGAAACAAAATTATGGATAAACCAGATAACATATGGATATATGTTATATCATATAACGAAAACCATACCGCTCAATCCGCTTCTCTGTCCCATCAcgccaaaaaagaaacaagtctCACTCTTTCTAAGTTATTGAAAAGCACAACCTACACTAcgatttttttcttattttccaaagCAAAATTTCGATCGAACTAACTCCTCCGGCGCGATCCCAACAACCACCAACCGGCATTTGTTGCTAGGGATGTGCTTAGTAAGGCTCCACAGGCATGCGGAACTTGGCCCCAGCGTAAACAGCTTCGGCTCCGAGTTCCTCTTCAATGCGGAGCAACTGTCAAAAATAAAAGCACAAGATAATTGAGGAATTCTTGATTAACCATAGAAAAATGTGAACGTATAGGTCACATCACAGGTGAAGCGTGGAGGTATGAAACCCAAGTAAAAcaagaaataggaaagaaaaacaaaaactgccTTCAGGGTTCCTTAGATCATGAACCAAACTAGGAGGACGACCTAGCTAACTACAAGAGGTGAAAGGTTGAAGCTTGGGTTTAGTTATGAGAGACAAGCGGGGCCAATAATTACCTGGTTATATTTTGCCAGACGCTCTGACCTGCAAGGAGCTCCAGTCTTGATTTGACCCTGGTTTACACAGGACAAGAAGGAATCAGTGTAAACTGTCAAATAACTTGAAATATGCAGGAGTTTAGGACACAGAAAGGCATGGATTAGAACTTACCGTGGCCAAACCAACAGAGAGATCAGCAATGAAAGTGTCCTCCGTCTCACCGCTGCCATAGTACATTAGTCAGAAGAACAGATGTAGGCcacatagaaaagaaaaaagggagggCAGGGAATCCTTTTCACAGACCTGCGGTGGCTGGCCATAACTCCCCAGCCAGCTCTCTTGGACATCCTTACAGCTTCAATACTCTCAGTTACCGTTCCGATTTGGTTAACCTGAACCAAAGTGGGTACTCAGTGAATGAAGGCCCAATCAGATATTCGAATTCACTGCATTAATTACATCGGAGGTATTAACAGCGCCATTACCTTGAGGAGAAGAGCATTGCAAGCTTTCTCATTGATAGCCTTCTCAACTCTCTGCAAGTTAAAAGATCATGACATAAGGCACGTCAAAGAAGCAAGTTCATTCAAATTAACTGAAAGTCTGCGAGAGGTGTAATGGCCTActgggcaaaaaaaaaaaaacaagtgctAACCTTAGGGTTGGTCACAAGGAGATCATCCCCAACGATTTGAACCTTGGCTCCAATCTCAGATGTCATTTTTGCATAGTGTACCCAGTCATCCTGATCGAATGGATCCTCAATTGACACGATCGGATATTCAGTAGCGAATGACTTGTACAGTTCCTTCAATGCTTCTCCAGATATCTTCTGAGATCCATCATTGTTCTGGAGAAGGACAAGTTTTAGTTTAGAAATGAAATGCACAAACGCAAAACCAGAAACAGAAATAAGGTCTTCCCCGAGTTATAGCAACTCTAAGACGTAAGCAAAAGGCAAAAGGACACATAAAAGCACCGGAcacaaagttttttttgttttttaggaGGGGGGTGTGGGTGGCTGAAAGGATGTCCAAGCTCGGATTTGGGCTCCCGATCGTCGGTCATATATTCAACATGAAATTCACAGTCGAATTTAGAAAAATCAGTTGAGAAAAACAAGAGCAAATTCCCACCTCTGCTTTAAAGTTCAGATCGTAGGTCTTATCCTCACGATAAAATTCAGATGCGGCGACATCCATCCCAATCACAACCTAAGGATAAAAGATCACATCAGCATGGCTGCAATGCAAACCCAAAAGAATCGAGAGACATTTTATAGGCACATCAGAAGATACAGGCAAACTAGAAGACAGACCTTCCCAGTGTATCCAGCTTTGGCAATGGCAGTCTTGAGCAATTCAAGGCCTTCTTTGTTTTCCTGGAATTCAACCAATGACACGAGTCAGAAGACAAGGCACAAATAAAAAACCGGTTCCACGTCTGAACTaggaaaaaagagaatgagaggGAACTTGCTCACCTGGATGTTAGGAGCAAAGCCACCTTCATCCCCGACATTAGTTGCATCTTGGCCATATTTCTTCTTTATGACGGACTGCAAGAATATACAACATTAGTTTGAAGGACATCTCAACCAGAACGGCGGAAAATCAAAGAATATGTCCAATATCACCTTCAAGTTGTGGTATACTTCAACACCCATCTTCATGGCCTCTTTGAAAGAGGACGCTCCAACAGGAAGGATCATAAATTCCTTGAACCACAAAACAATGCCACTAAGCAAAAGTAAAGGGAAACCcttgagagagaaggaaaaagacagCAAGAATGAGAGACGTACTTGCATTGCAAGCTTGTTACCAGCGTGCGAACCACCATTGATGACATTAAAGGCAGGGACAGGCAATACAAGAGATTTGTTGCCAGCAAGGTTGGCAATGTGCTGCATTATAAGTCACAACAATAAGCTTCTGACTGCCAAGATTACAACATCAAGAAGGCtaatctcaacaaaatggttataATAATCAACTGCTGATGCAAGCAGGCTAACAAGAACATTTTAGGTATTCAAAGAATATGCAAGCTACAAAGGCTAACACATCTAAGGCTTCTCGTTCGCATTCTGACAGATGtgaaatataacaaaaatagGCTCCCGTTCAGGAAATCAGATTTAATGGCTAGCTAAATATGGTTCGTCAACAGATAGAACGGTTCCCGTAAACAATTCAGAACTATGTGTGAACAGATGAAGAAACTATAAAGTACCATCCGACCACCCACCAAAACTAGAGAAGCAACAATTCAAACAGTGGCTCCTAGtgaaaaaagacagaaaaaattacaaaactaGTCGTTTTTATTAACATATAAAACGGACCTAAACACACTAGGCCCCGTTTTTTACTGTTATCAAAGTTACCTTGTACAAGGGGATCTTCAACACACTAGCCCCAGCTTTGCAGACTGCGAGGGAAACGGCTAGTATGGCATTTGCACCAAGCTGAAAAAGTTAACAGTAAAATTCAGTTTAGTCCACAACTAAATTTCGCAGCTGCAACATAATGGAAACTTATCTCACTTTCTGTTTGCACCAGCCCCATTCATTTACTGTTCCATCAAGTTGCTGCACCATGAAGTTGTCAATGCCTGTCTGATCTGTAGGGTCCTGCAAATCccaattcaatatatatatatgtcaaaaccAGGAAACATAAAATGTAAAGACAATAAGTATAAAGACAGTAGCAAGGAACCTTTCCGACGAGAGCAGGTGCAATAATCGAGTTGACATTGTCAACAGCCTGCattataaaagaattttttttagcttACAGCAAAAATAAAGTAACATAGgcaaagagggaaaaaaaattcacactTATATAAAGCATTCGCACAagcaaaatttcagaaaataaaacaaaaaataggaaTATGAAGCCATGATCTCCTAATGGACGCATTTGTCAGCAAGTTTTGACAAAGACTTTCGTCAAGCAGCCGTTCAATGCCGGAGATGGATACCTAGCAAGGAGAATTGTCGACGAGATAACTAACCTTCATGACACCTTTGCCGAGATAATCAGAACCTCCATCCCTAAGTTCAAGGGCTTCGTAGATACCTAAACGTTAAAAGTTACAGAACAATAGAAACGATACGATCATGTGAGAAAAGTTCCAAAACCATCCAAGGCCAGAGAACAACAGACGGCACAGACAAAAAGGTCACAGAAGGCATCGGAACAACAATAAAAACAGAGACCAATACAAGGGCATAGTTTCAGAACATTTAATTAACTTCATGTTTTCAGTAAAAATTACTCgataaataatatttgattCAGCGAGCGAAGAACTTTTAAAGCTCCGTTAGTACCTGTGGACGCCCCACTTGGGACTGCAGCTCTGGCAAATGTTCCATCACTGAGTAAACAATCCGCCTGAAATGTGCGACCAAAAGCCAAGTGACTCATTaaatatggaaaagaaataGCATACCACAAACAACTGGCACAAGATGGAATCATCTCATCGTCTTCCCGAAGAGATAATGCTAAAAGGGGCACTTATGGGTAGCGACCATCTATCGCTCAAACGAGAGAGGAGAAAGACCGGTTTTCATTGGTAAGTTTCAGATGGGTAAACAACAGAAAGCCCTCCAGAATATCCATTTCATCATCCATTTAAAGAAATCATACGATGTCTCACGCATCTAATCACAATAACTAGCTAGCAACCGAACCCATATTGAGGCTAAACGTCCATTTTCCGGAAAATAAACTTTcgactgaaaacaaaaacacaCTGAAAAATCCCATATTGGTGACACCAAAGTAGAGGAGAACGAAAAAGATCAGGGTATCAGGGAGTGGAGTCGGATTCATAAGCTAAAGCTTCAACTTCCACCACCCATCAAATCTCACCCGGATCCGTTAACCAACCGATCTGCTCGACCATCTCGATTCAAACGGAAAAGGAAAACTATAACTCAACAAATAAAACCCAAGACAAAGAGCAGCATAGAAAAGGACCGGTACGACAGCCAAAATCCCAATCTCAATAGAGATGAGAAAAAgacaacccaaaaaaaaaatccagagaaagcaaaaaaaaataaagacagagaaaaagaaggaaaacccAACAGATCTTCGCCTAACCTACAGATCGTCTCGTCACCAGACCAACGATCCAAAAGACACAAATCCGGCGCCGGCGAAAGAGAGCAAGGAAGCAAGCAAGGCAGACAAACCTCGACCGTAGGATTGCCACGGCTGTCGAAGATCTGCCTAGCCTTGATGGAGACGATGTGGGGTGCCATGGAAACTTCTAGATCGAATGCCAAAGAGGGACAGAAGGGAAGCGGAAGGAGAAAGTCTTTCTCACAGAGCGCGAGCGCAGGCGAAACGAAGAGAGTGGGGTACTTATTTGTAGGGAGGAGGCCGCGGGGCTTCCCATGTGAAGCCCTATACGTGGCCGTCCGATGGAGTACGAGGACCGAAATCGGGGCAATCCATGCCGTTAAAAATGCTGCGCCACTTGTTTTTGAATAtcgttttttccttttttctctccgTTCTTTTTCTGCAACAAACAATGG containing:
- the LOC116264766 gene encoding enolase, giving the protein MAPHIVSIKARQIFDSRGNPTVEADCLLSDGTFARAAVPSGASTGIYEALELRDGGSDYLGKGVMKAVDNVNSIIAPALVGKDPTDQTGIDNFMVQQLDGTVNEWGWCKQKLGANAILAVSLAVCKAGASVLKIPLYKHIANLAGNKSLVLPVPAFNVINGGSHAGNKLAMQEFMILPVGASSFKEAMKMGVEVYHNLKSVIKKKYGQDATNVGDEGGFAPNIQENKEGLELLKTAIAKAGYTGKVVIGMDVAASEFYREDKTYDLNFKAENNDGSQKISGEALKELYKSFATEYPIVSIEDPFDQDDWVHYAKMTSEIGAKVQIVGDDLLVTNPKRVEKAINEKACNALLLKVNQIGTVTESIEAVRMSKRAGWGVMASHRSGETEDTFIADLSVGLATGQIKTGAPCRSERLAKYNQLLRIEEELGAEAVYAGAKFRMPVEPY